A DNA window from Arachis duranensis cultivar V14167 chromosome 3, aradu.V14167.gnm2.J7QH, whole genome shotgun sequence contains the following coding sequences:
- the LOC107480781 gene encoding MACPF domain-containing protein NSL1 isoform X5: MPVSSDHAALLGTLSPQSAAEKAVQSIGLGYDVCRDIRFSACKDRLLQLDHNHTRDLLFPAGVIVPDVPTSVKCHQGDRFRASSGFLSFQQMSEFFNEKLSLSGKIPSGLFNAMFDMRNSWKKDAASTKSLAFDGCFITLYNVELDTNNRTHLTLSQDVKRAVPTSWNPAALAEFIQKYGTHIVVGIKMGGMDVVHIKQLKTSDAGPNEMETLLQQLANERFSEDLNRSSNGKTVKISGKLQDDQYMPWEQHLALAASVRPNVTSHSNNEDVISISVRRGGIVGIGQHHNQWISTISESPNVISMSLVPITSLLPSDRGYGFLRHAVNLYITYKPPTEELHQFLQFQLPREWALGVGPRRRKGKSPALQFSFMGSKLYVNTAKVFACFWKAERVTTWESICNILPIFPALFKSWATMTLNRNGVVLHP; this comes from the exons ATGCCTGTAAGCTCGGATCATGCTGCACTGTTAGGGACTCTGTCGCCGCAATCGGCCGCCGAGAAAGCCGTGCAGTCAATTGGACTTGGATATGACGTGTGCAGGGACATCCGTTTTAGTGCTTGCAAGGACAGGCTCCTCCAACTTGACCACAACCACACCAGGGACCTGCTGTTCCCTGCCGGCGTTATCGTTCCCGACGTTCCCACCTCCGTCAAGTGCCACCAAGGCGACCGATTCAGAGCTTCCTCTGGCTTCCTCTCCTTCCAACAG ATGTCTGagttttttaatgaaaaacTCTCTTTATCTGGGAAGATCCCATCAGGCCTATTCAATGCTATGTTTGACATGAGAAACAGCTGGAAGAAAGATGCAGCTTCCACCAAAAGCCTAGCCTTTGATGGCTGCTTCATAACTTTGTATAACGTTGAGTTGGATACAAATAATAGAACCCACTTAACTCTTTCTCAAGATGTTAAACGAGCAGTGCCTACTTCATGGAACCCTGCTGCCCTTGCTGA GTTCATTCAGAAATATGGTACTCATATAGTGGTTGGCATAAAAATGGGAGGAATGGATGTGGTTCACATCAAGCAGTTAAAAACTTCAGATGCCGGCCCCAATGAGATGGAGACATTGCTTCAGCAACTAGCTAATGAGAGGTTCTCGGAAGATTTAAATAGAAGTTCTAATGGAAAAACTGTTAAAATATCAGGAAAACTACAG GATGATCAGTATATGCCCTGGGAACAGCATTTAGCTCTCGCTGCTTCTGTTCGACCAAATGTAACAAGCCACTCCAACAATGAG GATGTCATAAGCATTTCAGTTAGAAGGGGAGGTATTGTTGGCATTGGGCAACACCATAATCAGTGGATATCGACAATATCTGAGTCACCTAATGTCATATCAATGTCATTAGTGCCTATTACATCATTATTGCCTTCTGATCGAGGCTATGGATTTCTAAGGCATGCGGtgaatttatatattacat ATAAACCGCCTACAGAGGAACTTCATCAATTTCTACAATTTCAGCTGCCTCGGGAATGGGCTCTTGGAGTTGGTCCCAGGCGTAGAAAAGGCAAATCTCCAGCACTCCAATTCTCATTCATGGGGTCAAAGCTTTATGTTAATACTGCAAAG GTATTCGCTTGTTTTTGGAAGGCAGAAAGAGTGACCACCTGGGAATCCATCTGCAACATCTTGCCAATCTTCCCAGCATTATTCAAATCTTGGGCAACCATGACCTTGA ATCGGAATGGAGTGGTACTTCATCCATAG
- the LOC107480781 gene encoding MACPF domain-containing protein NSL1 isoform X4: MPVSSDHAALLGTLSPQSAAEKAVQSIGLGYDVCRDIRFSACKDRLLQLDHNHTRDLLFPAGVIVPDVPTSVKCHQGDRFRASSGFLSFQQMSEFFNEKLSLSGKIPSGLFNAMFDMRNSWKKDAASTKSLAFDGCFITLYNVELDTNNRTHLTLSQDVKRAVPTSWNPAALAEFIQKYGTHIVVGIKMGGMDVVHIKQLKTSDAGPNEMETLLQQLANERFSEDLNRSSNGKTVKISGKLQDDQYMPWEQHLALAASVRPNVTSHSNNEDVISISVRRGGIVGIGQHHNQWISTISESPNVISMSLVPITSLLPSDRGYGFLRHAVNLYITYKPPTEELHQFLQFQLPREWALGVGPRRRKGKSPALQFSFMGSKLYVNTAKVFACFWKAERVTTWESICNILPIFPALFKSWATMTLSMQMIHLTKPTLNQLGPKCFHMCALPQ, encoded by the exons ATGCCTGTAAGCTCGGATCATGCTGCACTGTTAGGGACTCTGTCGCCGCAATCGGCCGCCGAGAAAGCCGTGCAGTCAATTGGACTTGGATATGACGTGTGCAGGGACATCCGTTTTAGTGCTTGCAAGGACAGGCTCCTCCAACTTGACCACAACCACACCAGGGACCTGCTGTTCCCTGCCGGCGTTATCGTTCCCGACGTTCCCACCTCCGTCAAGTGCCACCAAGGCGACCGATTCAGAGCTTCCTCTGGCTTCCTCTCCTTCCAACAG ATGTCTGagttttttaatgaaaaacTCTCTTTATCTGGGAAGATCCCATCAGGCCTATTCAATGCTATGTTTGACATGAGAAACAGCTGGAAGAAAGATGCAGCTTCCACCAAAAGCCTAGCCTTTGATGGCTGCTTCATAACTTTGTATAACGTTGAGTTGGATACAAATAATAGAACCCACTTAACTCTTTCTCAAGATGTTAAACGAGCAGTGCCTACTTCATGGAACCCTGCTGCCCTTGCTGA GTTCATTCAGAAATATGGTACTCATATAGTGGTTGGCATAAAAATGGGAGGAATGGATGTGGTTCACATCAAGCAGTTAAAAACTTCAGATGCCGGCCCCAATGAGATGGAGACATTGCTTCAGCAACTAGCTAATGAGAGGTTCTCGGAAGATTTAAATAGAAGTTCTAATGGAAAAACTGTTAAAATATCAGGAAAACTACAG GATGATCAGTATATGCCCTGGGAACAGCATTTAGCTCTCGCTGCTTCTGTTCGACCAAATGTAACAAGCCACTCCAACAATGAG GATGTCATAAGCATTTCAGTTAGAAGGGGAGGTATTGTTGGCATTGGGCAACACCATAATCAGTGGATATCGACAATATCTGAGTCACCTAATGTCATATCAATGTCATTAGTGCCTATTACATCATTATTGCCTTCTGATCGAGGCTATGGATTTCTAAGGCATGCGGtgaatttatatattacat ATAAACCGCCTACAGAGGAACTTCATCAATTTCTACAATTTCAGCTGCCTCGGGAATGGGCTCTTGGAGTTGGTCCCAGGCGTAGAAAAGGCAAATCTCCAGCACTCCAATTCTCATTCATGGGGTCAAAGCTTTATGTTAATACTGCAAAG GTATTCGCTTGTTTTTGGAAGGCAGAAAGAGTGACCACCTGGGAATCCATCTGCAACATCTTGCCAATCTTCCCAGCATTATTCAAATCTTGGGCAACCATGACCTTGAGTATGCAGATGATTCACTTGACAAAGCCTACTTTGAACCAGTTAGGTCCAAAATGTTTTCACATGTGTGCACTGCCCCAGTAG
- the LOC107480702 gene encoding uncharacterized protein LOC107480702 has product MHEKLKLIKKNISKWNREIFGNIYDKIRRLESEIAKVEVLLEGNIKEEINLSRRKALVGQLDIWYIQKGEYWKQMSMEKYIKEIDKNTRYFHTMTTIRSRKKLIREIKIGNRQFKDPRRIKNEARKFFKNLYHQDRMLVIRVQEGLVARLSEEQAMQLELMPSYIEVKEAVWSCGSTKAHGPDGFNMFFVKNSWEIIRMEFTESDRQILDGALTASEIVSWLKKSKKSGIIVKLDFKKAYDTVRCSFLEHVLKIMGFGDIWRKSISGMLNTAAMSIIVNGSPSEPFAMERGLRQGDPILPFLFIFVAEVLNQMFTRARDI; this is encoded by the exons ATGCATGAGAAATTAAAGCTAATAAAGAAGAACATTTCAAAATGGAATAGAGAGATATTTGGCAACATTTATGATAAAATCAGGAGGTTAGAAAGTGAAATTGCCAAAGTGGAAGTACTCCTAGAAGGAAACATTAAGGAAGAAATAAACTTGAGTAGAAGGAAGGCATTGGTAGGCCAGCTGGATATATGGTATATACAGAAAGGAGAGTATTGGAAGCAAATGTCAATGGAAAAATACATCAAGGAGATAGACAAAAATACAAGATACTTTCATACCATGACAACAATTAGAAGCAGAAAGAAGCTAATAAGGGAAATCAAGATCGGCAACAGACAGTTTAAAGATCCGAGAAGGATTAAGAATGAAGCAAGAAAATTCTTCAAAAATCTCTATCACCAAGATAGGATGCTGGTTATAAGAGTCCAAGAGGGATTGGTTGCAAGATTATCTGAGGAGCAAGCAATGCAACTGGAGTTGATGCCATCCTATATTGAAGTAAAAGAAGCTGTTTGGTCATGTGGTTCTACCAAAGCACACGGCCCTGACGGATTCAACATGTTCTTTGTGAAAAATTCTTGGGAGATCATTAGGATGGAGTTCACGGAATCA GATAGGCAGATTCTTGATGGTGCATTAACTGCTTCAGAAATAGTTTCTTGGTTGAAAAAAAGCAAGAAGAGTGGGATAATCGTTAAGCTTGACTTCAAGAAAGCATACGACACTGTTAGATGCTCATTCCTGGAGCATGTTCTAAAAATTATGGGTTTTGGTGATATTTGGAGGAAATCGATTAGTGGAATGCTCAATACAGCGGCCATGTCAATCATTGTAAATGGATCACCATCAGAGCCTTTTGCCATGGAGAGGGGTTTACGTCAGGGAGATCCAATTTTGCcgtttctctttatttttgtgGCTGAGGTTTTGAATCAGATGTTTACAAGAGCAAGGGATATATGA
- the LOC107480781 gene encoding MACPF domain-containing protein NSL1 isoform X1, protein MPVSSDHAALLGTLSPQSAAEKAVQSIGLGYDVCRDIRFSACKDRLLQLDHNHTRDLLFPAGVIVPDVPTSVKCHQGDRFRASSGFLSFQQMSEFFNEKLSLSGKIPSGLFNAMFDMRNSWKKDAASTKSLAFDGCFITLYNVELDTNNRTHLTLSQDVKRAVPTSWNPAALAEFIQKYGTHIVVGIKMGGMDVVHIKQLKTSDAGPNEMETLLQQLANERFSEDLNRSSNGKTVKISGKLQDDQYMPWEQHLALAASVRPNVTSHSNNEDVISISVRRGGIVGIGQHHNQWISTISESPNVISMSLVPITSLLPSDRGYGFLRHAVNLYITYKPPTEELHQFLQFQLPREWALGVGPRRRKGKSPALQFSFMGSKLYVNTAKVNSGRRPVTGIRLFLEGRKSDHLGIHLQHLANLPSIIQILGNHDLEYADDSLDKAYFEPVRSKMFSHVCTAPVECLDSHTGGYACIVTKAWFEVRLIKRKKVLFLRFEYSILSSSIIRRSEWSGTSSIVRKSGFFSTLLSTRLSKGLHQIETDPKPLKDDASNAVGYHGESNTDQPVPTKPPKMLRFVDTKEVVRGPEDMPGHWMVTGARLCVQDGKISIKVKHSLLDYPDMDN, encoded by the exons ATGCCTGTAAGCTCGGATCATGCTGCACTGTTAGGGACTCTGTCGCCGCAATCGGCCGCCGAGAAAGCCGTGCAGTCAATTGGACTTGGATATGACGTGTGCAGGGACATCCGTTTTAGTGCTTGCAAGGACAGGCTCCTCCAACTTGACCACAACCACACCAGGGACCTGCTGTTCCCTGCCGGCGTTATCGTTCCCGACGTTCCCACCTCCGTCAAGTGCCACCAAGGCGACCGATTCAGAGCTTCCTCTGGCTTCCTCTCCTTCCAACAG ATGTCTGagttttttaatgaaaaacTCTCTTTATCTGGGAAGATCCCATCAGGCCTATTCAATGCTATGTTTGACATGAGAAACAGCTGGAAGAAAGATGCAGCTTCCACCAAAAGCCTAGCCTTTGATGGCTGCTTCATAACTTTGTATAACGTTGAGTTGGATACAAATAATAGAACCCACTTAACTCTTTCTCAAGATGTTAAACGAGCAGTGCCTACTTCATGGAACCCTGCTGCCCTTGCTGA GTTCATTCAGAAATATGGTACTCATATAGTGGTTGGCATAAAAATGGGAGGAATGGATGTGGTTCACATCAAGCAGTTAAAAACTTCAGATGCCGGCCCCAATGAGATGGAGACATTGCTTCAGCAACTAGCTAATGAGAGGTTCTCGGAAGATTTAAATAGAAGTTCTAATGGAAAAACTGTTAAAATATCAGGAAAACTACAG GATGATCAGTATATGCCCTGGGAACAGCATTTAGCTCTCGCTGCTTCTGTTCGACCAAATGTAACAAGCCACTCCAACAATGAG GATGTCATAAGCATTTCAGTTAGAAGGGGAGGTATTGTTGGCATTGGGCAACACCATAATCAGTGGATATCGACAATATCTGAGTCACCTAATGTCATATCAATGTCATTAGTGCCTATTACATCATTATTGCCTTCTGATCGAGGCTATGGATTTCTAAGGCATGCGGtgaatttatatattacat ATAAACCGCCTACAGAGGAACTTCATCAATTTCTACAATTTCAGCTGCCTCGGGAATGGGCTCTTGGAGTTGGTCCCAGGCGTAGAAAAGGCAAATCTCCAGCACTCCAATTCTCATTCATGGGGTCAAAGCTTTATGTTAATACTGCAAAG GTTAACAGTGGACGTAGGCCCGTAACAGGTATTCGCTTGTTTTTGGAAGGCAGAAAGAGTGACCACCTGGGAATCCATCTGCAACATCTTGCCAATCTTCCCAGCATTATTCAAATCTTGGGCAACCATGACCTTGAGTATGCAGATGATTCACTTGACAAAGCCTACTTTGAACCAGTTAGGTCCAAAATGTTTTCACATGTGTGCACTGCCCCAGTAGAATGCCTTGATTCTCATACTGGAGGTTATGCATGCATAGTGACAAAGGCCTGGTTTGAGGTTAGGCttattaaaagaaagaaagttctTTTTTTGAGGTTTGAATATTCAATTTTATCGTCGTCCATAATTCGCAGATCGGAATGGAGTGGTACTTCATCCATAGTAAGAAAATCTGGGTTCTTTTCAACGTTGTTGAGCACAAGGCTTAGTAAGGGGTTGCATCAGATTGAGACTGATCCAAAGCCGCTAAAAGATGATGCATCTAACGCAGTAGGTTATCATGGTGAGTCTAATACCGACCAACCTGTGCCGACAAAGCCTCCTAAGATGTTGAGGTTTGTGGACACCAAGGAAGTTGTCAGGGGTCCAGAAGACATGCCTGGACATTGGATGGTCACTGGAGCCAGGCTCTGTGTACAAGATGGCAAAATCTCCATCAAGGTCAAGCATTCCTTGTTGGATTATCCGGATATGGACAATTAA
- the LOC107480781 gene encoding MACPF domain-containing protein NSL1 isoform X2 yields MPVSSDHAALLGTLSPQSAAEKAVQSIGLGYDVCRDIRFSACKDRLLQLDHNHTRDLLFPAGVIVPDVPTSVKCHQGDRFRASSGFLSFQQMSEFFNEKLSLSGKIPSGLFNAMFDMRNSWKKDAASTKSLAFDGCFITLYNVELDTNNRTHLTLSQDVKRAVPTSWNPAALAEFIQKYGTHIVVGIKMGGMDVVHIKQLKTSDAGPNEMETLLQQLANERFSEDLNRSSNGKTVKISGKLQDDQYMPWEQHLALAASVRPNVTSHSNNEDVISISVRRGGIVGIGQHHNQWISTISESPNVISMSLVPITSLLPSDRGYGFLRHAVNLYITYKPPTEELHQFLQFQLPREWALGVGPRRRKGKSPALQFSFMGSKLYVNTAKVNSGRRPVTGIRLFLEGRKSDHLGIHLQHLANLPSIIQILGNHDLESEWSGTSSIVRKSGFFSTLLSTRLSKGLHQIETDPKPLKDDASNAVGYHGESNTDQPVPTKPPKMLRFVDTKEVVRGPEDMPGHWMVTGARLCVQDGKISIKVKHSLLDYPDMDN; encoded by the exons ATGCCTGTAAGCTCGGATCATGCTGCACTGTTAGGGACTCTGTCGCCGCAATCGGCCGCCGAGAAAGCCGTGCAGTCAATTGGACTTGGATATGACGTGTGCAGGGACATCCGTTTTAGTGCTTGCAAGGACAGGCTCCTCCAACTTGACCACAACCACACCAGGGACCTGCTGTTCCCTGCCGGCGTTATCGTTCCCGACGTTCCCACCTCCGTCAAGTGCCACCAAGGCGACCGATTCAGAGCTTCCTCTGGCTTCCTCTCCTTCCAACAG ATGTCTGagttttttaatgaaaaacTCTCTTTATCTGGGAAGATCCCATCAGGCCTATTCAATGCTATGTTTGACATGAGAAACAGCTGGAAGAAAGATGCAGCTTCCACCAAAAGCCTAGCCTTTGATGGCTGCTTCATAACTTTGTATAACGTTGAGTTGGATACAAATAATAGAACCCACTTAACTCTTTCTCAAGATGTTAAACGAGCAGTGCCTACTTCATGGAACCCTGCTGCCCTTGCTGA GTTCATTCAGAAATATGGTACTCATATAGTGGTTGGCATAAAAATGGGAGGAATGGATGTGGTTCACATCAAGCAGTTAAAAACTTCAGATGCCGGCCCCAATGAGATGGAGACATTGCTTCAGCAACTAGCTAATGAGAGGTTCTCGGAAGATTTAAATAGAAGTTCTAATGGAAAAACTGTTAAAATATCAGGAAAACTACAG GATGATCAGTATATGCCCTGGGAACAGCATTTAGCTCTCGCTGCTTCTGTTCGACCAAATGTAACAAGCCACTCCAACAATGAG GATGTCATAAGCATTTCAGTTAGAAGGGGAGGTATTGTTGGCATTGGGCAACACCATAATCAGTGGATATCGACAATATCTGAGTCACCTAATGTCATATCAATGTCATTAGTGCCTATTACATCATTATTGCCTTCTGATCGAGGCTATGGATTTCTAAGGCATGCGGtgaatttatatattacat ATAAACCGCCTACAGAGGAACTTCATCAATTTCTACAATTTCAGCTGCCTCGGGAATGGGCTCTTGGAGTTGGTCCCAGGCGTAGAAAAGGCAAATCTCCAGCACTCCAATTCTCATTCATGGGGTCAAAGCTTTATGTTAATACTGCAAAG GTTAACAGTGGACGTAGGCCCGTAACAGGTATTCGCTTGTTTTTGGAAGGCAGAAAGAGTGACCACCTGGGAATCCATCTGCAACATCTTGCCAATCTTCCCAGCATTATTCAAATCTTGGGCAACCATGACCTTGA ATCGGAATGGAGTGGTACTTCATCCATAGTAAGAAAATCTGGGTTCTTTTCAACGTTGTTGAGCACAAGGCTTAGTAAGGGGTTGCATCAGATTGAGACTGATCCAAAGCCGCTAAAAGATGATGCATCTAACGCAGTAGGTTATCATGGTGAGTCTAATACCGACCAACCTGTGCCGACAAAGCCTCCTAAGATGTTGAGGTTTGTGGACACCAAGGAAGTTGTCAGGGGTCCAGAAGACATGCCTGGACATTGGATGGTCACTGGAGCCAGGCTCTGTGTACAAGATGGCAAAATCTCCATCAAGGTCAAGCATTCCTTGTTGGATTATCCGGATATGGACAATTAA
- the LOC107480781 gene encoding MACPF domain-containing protein NSL1 isoform X3, which yields MPVSSDHAALLGTLSPQSAAEKAVQSIGLGYDVCRDIRFSACKDRLLQLDHNHTRDLLFPAGVIVPDVPTSVKCHQGDRFRASSGFLSFQQMSEFFNEKLSLSGKIPSGLFNAMFDMRNSWKKDAASTKSLAFDGCFITLYNVELDTNNRTHLTLSQDVKRAVPTSWNPAALAEFIQKYGTHIVVGIKMGGMDVVHIKQLKTSDAGPNEMETLLQQLANERFSEDLNRSSNGKTVKISGKLQDDQYMPWEQHLALAASVRPNVTSHSNNEDVISISVRRGGIVGIGQHHNQWISTISESPNVISMSLVPITSLLPSDRGYGFLRHAVNLYITYKPPTEELHQFLQFQLPREWALGVGPRRRKGKSPALQFSFMGSKLYVNTAKVNSGRRPVTGIRLFLEGRKSDHLGIHLQHLANLPSIIQILGNHDLEYADDSLDKAYFEPVRSKMFSHVCTAPVECLDSHTGGYACIVTKAWFEIGMEWYFIHSKKIWVLFNVVEHKA from the exons ATGCCTGTAAGCTCGGATCATGCTGCACTGTTAGGGACTCTGTCGCCGCAATCGGCCGCCGAGAAAGCCGTGCAGTCAATTGGACTTGGATATGACGTGTGCAGGGACATCCGTTTTAGTGCTTGCAAGGACAGGCTCCTCCAACTTGACCACAACCACACCAGGGACCTGCTGTTCCCTGCCGGCGTTATCGTTCCCGACGTTCCCACCTCCGTCAAGTGCCACCAAGGCGACCGATTCAGAGCTTCCTCTGGCTTCCTCTCCTTCCAACAG ATGTCTGagttttttaatgaaaaacTCTCTTTATCTGGGAAGATCCCATCAGGCCTATTCAATGCTATGTTTGACATGAGAAACAGCTGGAAGAAAGATGCAGCTTCCACCAAAAGCCTAGCCTTTGATGGCTGCTTCATAACTTTGTATAACGTTGAGTTGGATACAAATAATAGAACCCACTTAACTCTTTCTCAAGATGTTAAACGAGCAGTGCCTACTTCATGGAACCCTGCTGCCCTTGCTGA GTTCATTCAGAAATATGGTACTCATATAGTGGTTGGCATAAAAATGGGAGGAATGGATGTGGTTCACATCAAGCAGTTAAAAACTTCAGATGCCGGCCCCAATGAGATGGAGACATTGCTTCAGCAACTAGCTAATGAGAGGTTCTCGGAAGATTTAAATAGAAGTTCTAATGGAAAAACTGTTAAAATATCAGGAAAACTACAG GATGATCAGTATATGCCCTGGGAACAGCATTTAGCTCTCGCTGCTTCTGTTCGACCAAATGTAACAAGCCACTCCAACAATGAG GATGTCATAAGCATTTCAGTTAGAAGGGGAGGTATTGTTGGCATTGGGCAACACCATAATCAGTGGATATCGACAATATCTGAGTCACCTAATGTCATATCAATGTCATTAGTGCCTATTACATCATTATTGCCTTCTGATCGAGGCTATGGATTTCTAAGGCATGCGGtgaatttatatattacat ATAAACCGCCTACAGAGGAACTTCATCAATTTCTACAATTTCAGCTGCCTCGGGAATGGGCTCTTGGAGTTGGTCCCAGGCGTAGAAAAGGCAAATCTCCAGCACTCCAATTCTCATTCATGGGGTCAAAGCTTTATGTTAATACTGCAAAG GTTAACAGTGGACGTAGGCCCGTAACAGGTATTCGCTTGTTTTTGGAAGGCAGAAAGAGTGACCACCTGGGAATCCATCTGCAACATCTTGCCAATCTTCCCAGCATTATTCAAATCTTGGGCAACCATGACCTTGAGTATGCAGATGATTCACTTGACAAAGCCTACTTTGAACCAGTTAGGTCCAAAATGTTTTCACATGTGTGCACTGCCCCAGTAGAATGCCTTGATTCTCATACTGGAGGTTATGCATGCATAGTGACAAAGGCCTGGTTTGAG ATCGGAATGGAGTGGTACTTCATCCATAGTAAGAAAATCTGGGTTCTTTTCAACGTTGTTGAGCACAAGGCTTAG